The Coprococcus phoceensis genomic sequence CTTGATTTTCAAATACAATGGGAAGCTGATTTGCTTGAAAATTTAACGGTTATGGATAAAGAAAAAGAACAGGAAAAGATAAAAAAGTGTATAGATGAAAACTTTAAAACAAACACAGGAAAAAGGATAGCTTATAATCGCTTTATTTTAGATTAGTAGTAGATTATTACAGTTATGTATTTTATATCTCAAAGAAAAAATAGTAGTTAAGTTTAACCCTAGGGTTAAATGATGAATATGTTGAGGGCATTTTTGTTTCTGGTGAAATGCAATCGCAGGGTCTAGGTAAAATTCTGCTGAATTATGCAAAGGATAAAAGGAATAAGTTGTACTTGAACGTATACCAAAAGAACGCACGGGCAATATCTTTTTATAAGAGAGAAGAATTTGAGATTCAGCATAGTGGCTTAGATGAGGCTACCGGAGAAAAAGATTATGTAATGACATGGCAACACAAATAGAAATTCCAGTTTTTGAAACTGAGGAATTTGAATTTGGAGGATTGAATTATGTGGAATGAATTAGGCATAAGCGGAGGAACCGCAATTGTTATTTTGATAGCACTATATTTTGTCATTAAGTGGGCTGTGAAGAATGGTGTGAAAGAAGCATATAAGGATATTACCGGAAAGAAACCTGTTGAAGATGAAAAAAATGAAAAAGAGCTAGAAGGACTGGTAAATGATTCACAAGACGCAAAAATTTAATATGAAATCTGAACGTAGAGCGTATAGAGAAATCTATGCGTTCTATTTTTTTTGCTTATTTTTGAAAAAAGTGATTAAAAAACTATTGACATTTTGTTACTGGATCCGGAATATTATATTTAACAAATTTGAGATATGGCTGAGAAAGAGAGTGTTTTACATGGGTATTGAATATAGGGAAGAAAGAAGTGGAAGTAAGATTCAGATTTTTTCATATTGTGATGAAAAGAAGACAGGAGCAATCTGCGCGCTGTCTGACGGATATGACTGGGCATTGATTTGTGATGTATGGGCTGATAAGGCGGAAACGGAAAAGAAACTTATCCGTGAAATGATTTTAAAACTGCAGGGACAGGAAATTTTTGTGACAGCCACGCCGGATAAACTGGATTTGTATGAAGAAATCGGTTTTCGACGCTCCAAAAATTCCTTTACATATGTAGGAAAAGTGTTAAGTGATGCACAGGAAAAAGAACTGACCGAAAGTGGATTATACCTGCCAATCGGGTATCGATATGAAACGGAATTTGAGCCTCTTACAGGAATGTTTCCGGTCGGGAAGAAATCGGATAAACAAAAATTTAAGGTTTTTTATTCCGATAAATCTGACCGTGCCGATTATCATCAGGTAAATGCGCTGCTAGAAAAAGCTTTTGGAGGGAAACGAAACGAATATGTGACAAAAGACACATTTTCTAAAAGTCAGTACGTACAGTATGCATACGATAATGAAACATTAATCGGCTGTGCCAGAGCAATTTCCGATGGAGCGCATGCACTGATTTTAAATGTGGCTGTTGATCCTGACTATCAGGGACTTCATTTAGGATGGAACATTGTGGACAAGCTCTCGCGTCAAATGAAAGATCAAAATATTTTTTTGAATACACATCCCGGCGGAGTCGGATTTTATAATCAAAAAGGCTTCCGAAGGAATAAAACCGCTTTATTGCTGCAAGCACATGAAATGCCGGATGAGATAAAAAAAGGCTTCTGTCTGCCGAGAGGCTATCGGTTTTCAGATGAAAGTTTAAAAGTACAGAAAACACCGTAGACAAGCAGTACATTCTGCGGTATATTATATACAAAATGCCCGCTTTGGTCAGGCTTGAGATGAAGTCGATCCAAAACGGGCATTTATTACAAGGCGGATCATCTTTTGCGCAAGAGTGTACGGCGTTGAGGGTAAGTTCAGATAGTGAAAAACTTTTATAAAAAGAGGGAGAATAAATTGCAGATTCAGCAGAACTGGCACAGGTAGGTATTATTATGAACGAGAATATGAAAATTTTAGTGGATGCAGATGCTTGCCCGGTAGTAACTATTGTAGAGCTGATTGCACAAAAATATCAGATACCGGTAATTTTATTATGTGATACCAATCACGTACTGGAGTCTTCGTACAGTCAAGTTGTGACTGTCGGTGCTGGGACAGATGCGGTTGACTTTAAATTAGTCAGCATCTGCAAAAGAGGAGATATTGTCGTGACTCAGGATTATGGCGTGGCTGCTATGATTCTCGGAAAAGGTGCTTATGGTATTCATCAGAGTGGAAAATGGTACACAAATGAAAACATAGATCAGATGTTAATGGAACGCCATTTGGCAAAAAAAGCGAGAAATACAAAAAAACGACAGCATCTAAAAGGACCTGCAAAAAGAACGGAGTTGGATAATAAAAGATTTGAAGAGGCGTTTGACAAGTTGATATGTACAATATTGGGCAGGTAAGAAAAAGAGCATTAGAGGGAGAATAAGATGGAAACAATTTTACAAAAATATGAATTTCGAATGATTCGACTAGAGGAGACGGAACAAGCAGCAGAGATTGAACAAATCTGTTTTCCGCCAAATGAAGCGTGTTCTTATGAGCACATGGCAGCACGTATAAAAAAGGCACCGGATTTGTTTTTGGTAGCAGTGGATAGGGAGACAGGAAAATTAGCAGGATTTCTCAATGGTTTGGCAACAGATCGGGAACATCTCACCGATGATTTTTTTACAGATGCCAGCGTACATAATCCGGAAGGAAAGAACATTATGCTGCTTGGTCTGGATGTGCTTCCGGACCATAGAGGTCAGGGATTGGCGAGAGCGCTAGTGGATGAATATTTGAGAAGAGAGCGGGAAAAGAATCGCAAGTTAGTCATTTTGACCTGTGTAGAAGAGAAAGTAAATATGTATGAAAAATTTGGTTTTCATGATCATGGCATCGGAGAGTCTAATTGGGGCGGCGAGCAGTGGCATGAAATGAGCATTCATCTGTCTGACACTTGTGAAAGAAAAAACTAAAGGGAGATACACGGTGATATCTCCCTTGTTGTCATATCAAGGCTCAATCGTTCGAGCCATACAGTTATTTACAATTTGTTATAAACCATCTCAAGCAGATCGACAATCTCATCAACGGTAAATGCACTTGTGTCTATGCTCAGATCATAAGTGTTCATCTCATCCCAGCTCTGGTCGGTGTAGTAGTTGAAATAGTAGCTTCTGTCTTTATCCATCTTGCGCACTAAGGAGTGAGCGCCCTTTTCATCTAGTTGGTATCGCTCCATAATGGTTGAGATACGGACATCTAAAGGGGCGTACAGATAGATATTTTTACATCTTTCTTCATCGCGGAGCACATAATTACCGCAGCGTCCCACAATAATGCAGTCTTCTTTTGAAGCCATTTCTTTGATAATCTTTGACTGCAGGTTGAACAGAATCTCATCAATGTGACCGTAACGATAGTGACGATCGATATTGCTGTTTTCGTCTACTTGATACCGCCAAGGTTTTTCTCTTTTTTCGTCTACCAGTTTCAGTTGGTCATATGGAATATCTGTGTGTTCTGAGGCAAGTTTGATCAGATCCTTGTCATAACAGTTGATTCCGAGACGTTCTGCCAACGCAATCCCGATTAGACGTCCGTTACTTCCAAATTGTCTTCCGATTGTAATAATTCGTTTACTCATAAAAACAACCCCTTTCCAGATTTATTTGATATCCCTATTATACCACAATAAGTTGTTATTGCGGGAAATATAGAAATAATTTATAATACAAAATAGATTTTAAGTTACAATAATCTCTCGGAATCCTGAGTGATTATTATCGGCAACAGCCGAAATGCGTACTTTGAAAAGTAAATATGATTCGGAACAGAAAAAAGAACATGGAAAACAGACATAACTGTCGCTATGCCTGAAAAATAGTGTATAATGATCAAAGGATTATGCCACATTTAAAATCAACTTTGCGAGGGTGGATTCAAAGGGCAAATCCCAAGCATCCAAATGCTGAAGCATGAGGATGTGATACAGGCGGCAGTACCACATCTTAGTTGAGCGGTGTCTGCCGCTTTCTAATTGAAAGTCTATTTTCTCACGTTTATTCGAACGTTCTGCTGAAGTTCTGGCATTGTATTCTAACTTCCATTGTTCACTGTCACGAGGCGGGAAATTGATCAGCCTTGGATTATCTTTCATTGCAAGATGAACGGTGCGCCCATATTTGGAGTCTGAGCAGGGAGTGCTACAAGAACATCCGTATTTACGGCTGGCAAGCGGACAACGGAATTTTAACCGTGCCTTTGAAGGCTCAGAACCGTCATGATTCATTTTTCGTCCTGCTTTGCAGATAGGGACACCATCTTTTCCAATGGTAAAATCATCTTTGTATTTCATGCTGATTCCCCGCTTTTCGTTTAAATCAATGAAAGGCTGAATATCATTCTTGCGACAGTATAAGTAATAAGACATGGCATCATGAGCGGAATCTAAAAGCCATTTTCTGACATGAAAATCAGGAAGAAAAGCTTTGAAACGAAAGTAAGCTTCCAAAAACCCATGAGAATCATGCTTTGATGCAGGATTGAATAAAGGAAATAAAGGCAGGTCGCTTTCTGAGTTCGCTGCAACCAATATATATAAGTGGTAGCCATGGTAAAAGCATTCTCTGGAAGAATCATAACCGATGTCACAGTCAGGCTGGGAAAAGTAACGGTCACAATGACAGGAAGTAATTCCATTTTTGGAACATTCGCAAATACGGTGCTTCCGTTCGCGTGCAGATGTTGTAACAGGCATTCCATCGCCGGCAATGGAAAGATTGGAGATATCAATCAATCCTTTGGATATGGAGACCGATAAAAATTCATGATCATAAATCTTGAAAAGAGAAGCATAAGGCTGTTCATCTATGGAAAAAGAAGAATGTTCCATAGATTGGAAAAGTTGTTCAACTGTGACTTTTTCAATGGGTTCTGCCTTATCGCCTTTTTGTTTTGGTTTTTTGACCTTCTTCTTTTTTACAGGATGGATATGAGGAGAAAGATTATCAGAATCAGAATCCCAAAGCCTGTCAAGGAAGTCATAGAAGGTGCCGACACCGGGAGTATCACCAAACTGGAATCCGCTGAGGATTGCATAGAGTGGATTTATCTTCAATTGAGCAGCCCAATCGGTA encodes the following:
- a CDS encoding DUF6019 family protein, encoding MWNELGISGGTAIVILIALYFVIKWAVKNGVKEAYKDITGKKPVEDEKNEKELEGLVNDSQDAKI
- a CDS encoding YaiI/YqxD family protein, with translation MKILVDADACPVVTIVELIAQKYQIPVILLCDTNHVLESSYSQVVTVGAGTDAVDFKLVSICKRGDIVVTQDYGVAAMILGKGAYGIHQSGKWYTNENIDQMLMERHLAKKARNTKKRQHLKGPAKRTELDNKRFEEAFDKLICTILGR
- a CDS encoding GNAT family N-acetyltransferase gives rise to the protein METILQKYEFRMIRLEETEQAAEIEQICFPPNEACSYEHMAARIKKAPDLFLVAVDRETGKLAGFLNGLATDREHLTDDFFTDASVHNPEGKNIMLLGLDVLPDHRGQGLARALVDEYLRREREKNRKLVILTCVEEKVNMYEKFGFHDHGIGESNWGGEQWHEMSIHLSDTCERKN
- a CDS encoding cytidylate kinase-like family protein, whose protein sequence is MSKRIITIGRQFGSNGRLIGIALAERLGINCYDKDLIKLASEHTDIPYDQLKLVDEKREKPWRYQVDENSNIDRHYRYGHIDEILFNLQSKIIKEMASKEDCIIVGRCGNYVLRDEERCKNIYLYAPLDVRISTIMERYQLDEKGAHSLVRKMDKDRSYYFNYYTDQSWDEMNTYDLSIDTSAFTVDEIVDLLEMVYNKL
- a CDS encoding GNAT family N-acetyltransferase, which produces MGIEYREERSGSKIQIFSYCDEKKTGAICALSDGYDWALICDVWADKAETEKKLIREMILKLQGQEIFVTATPDKLDLYEEIGFRRSKNSFTYVGKVLSDAQEKELTESGLYLPIGYRYETEFEPLTGMFPVGKKSDKQKFKVFYSDKSDRADYHQVNALLEKAFGGKRNEYVTKDTFSKSQYVQYAYDNETLIGCARAISDGAHALILNVAVDPDYQGLHLGWNIVDKLSRQMKDQNIFLNTHPGGVGFYNQKGFRRNKTALLLQAHEMPDEIKKGFCLPRGYRFSDESLKVQKTP